The following coding sequences are from one Bacteroides acidifaciens window:
- a CDS encoding RagB/SusD family nutrient uptake outer membrane protein, giving the protein MKLNKLIYGVLTIFAFSSCADQMDYSEYNPYDAGYVKRTFYDVGGLVSNIYQSLDSDFGNYSGAILGSATDESQYSYTGNAIETFYNGAWSPVNAQSSMWTSSYKAIANCNNYLEEFTGLTFSEYEQISDYEAEMYRYNNYQYEVRFLRAYFYFNLVRQYGDVPFTDHVLSTSEVNTLTRKPAQEVFDWIIKECDEIKDLIIPDYNNLGALVPAGESAETGRANKRTVLALKARTALYAASPLFNSHQEGSQEYKELWYRAAKANKDLIETCEEAGMRLIDDYENLWDAKSYSSAIDELIFGCRAIRATNSFEKYNFPVGLENCRGGNCPTQTLVDAYELKDGGERPDKKADYDKNKPYYEGRDPRFEKTIAKNGDTKWPNWNETALETYQGGANAEPLSGGTPTGYYLKKYCQTSINTTTAKPTTDNHTWIIYRLGEFYLNYAEALFKYLGTAYATNNEFPIPANEMVNKTRQRTKVNMPKFPAGLNNQLWWEKYQNERMVELAFEGHRFWDVRRWKEGDKHFSSIDEMKIYKSGDSYSYRRVTVDRQWDDKMYFFPIPQSEKAKNPNLTQNPGW; this is encoded by the coding sequence ATGAAACTGAATAAATTGATATATGGCGTTCTGACCATCTTCGCTTTTTCTTCTTGTGCGGATCAGATGGACTATTCAGAGTATAATCCTTATGACGCAGGTTATGTAAAGCGTACTTTTTATGATGTAGGCGGGTTGGTATCTAACATTTACCAATCACTTGACTCTGATTTTGGAAATTATAGTGGTGCTATTTTGGGTTCTGCTACCGATGAATCGCAATATTCCTATACAGGTAATGCCATTGAGACTTTTTACAATGGAGCATGGAGTCCGGTGAATGCGCAGAGCAGTATGTGGACTTCCAGTTATAAAGCAATTGCCAATTGTAACAATTATCTAGAGGAATTTACAGGACTGACGTTCTCGGAGTATGAACAAATCTCCGATTATGAAGCTGAGATGTATCGCTATAATAATTATCAATATGAAGTCCGTTTTCTGCGGGCATATTTCTACTTTAATCTGGTAAGACAATACGGAGATGTACCTTTTACCGATCATGTCTTGTCAACTTCTGAGGTGAATACGCTTACACGTAAACCAGCTCAAGAGGTATTCGACTGGATTATTAAGGAATGTGACGAGATAAAAGATCTGATTATACCGGATTATAATAATTTGGGGGCTTTGGTTCCTGCCGGCGAATCAGCGGAAACAGGGCGAGCCAACAAGCGTACAGTATTGGCATTAAAAGCGCGTACGGCTTTGTATGCCGCCAGTCCGTTGTTCAATTCTCATCAGGAAGGTAGCCAAGAGTACAAGGAACTGTGGTATCGTGCAGCCAAGGCTAATAAAGACTTGATCGAGACTTGCGAAGAAGCAGGTATGAGATTGATAGATGACTACGAGAATTTATGGGATGCAAAGAGTTACAGTAGTGCCATCGATGAACTCATTTTCGGTTGTCGTGCCATACGTGCTACCAACTCTTTTGAAAAATATAATTTTCCTGTCGGGTTGGAAAACTGTCGAGGTGGAAACTGCCCTACACAGACATTGGTGGATGCCTATGAGTTGAAGGACGGTGGTGAAAGACCAGATAAAAAGGCGGATTATGATAAAAATAAACCTTATTACGAGGGGCGTGATCCTAGATTTGAAAAAACGATTGCTAAGAATGGTGATACAAAATGGCCGAATTGGAACGAAACTGCGTTAGAAACCTATCAGGGAGGTGCAAATGCAGAACCACTGAGTGGGGGAACGCCTACCGGCTATTATCTGAAAAAGTATTGTCAGACAAGTATTAATACGACGACAGCGAAGCCTACTACAGATAATCATACATGGATTATATATCGCTTAGGAGAGTTCTACCTGAATTATGCAGAAGCATTATTCAAATATTTAGGTACTGCTTATGCTACCAATAACGAATTTCCTATTCCTGCCAATGAGATGGTGAATAAAACTCGCCAGCGCACGAAGGTGAATATGCCTAAATTTCCCGCAGGTCTGAATAATCAGCTATGGTGGGAGAAATACCAGAATGAGCGCATGGTAGAGTTAGCATTCGAGGGACACCGTTTTTGGGATGTACGTCGTTGGAAGGAAGGAGACAAGCATTTCAGCAGCATTGATGAAATGAAAATATATAAGAGTGGGGATTCATATTCATATAGGCGTGTCACTGTGGATAGGCAATGGGATGATAAAATGTATTTCTTTCCTATTCCGCAAAGTGAAAAAGCCA